A single window of Streptomyces griseoviridis DNA harbors:
- the disA gene encoding DNA integrity scanning diadenylate cyclase DisA encodes MAANDRASAPGKSGGSSGADAMMRASLSAVAPGTALRDGLERVLRGNTGGLIVLGSDKTVETMCTGGFVLDVEFTATRLRELCKLDGGIVVSSDLSKILRAGVQLVPDPTIPTEETGTRHRTADRVSKQVGFPVVSVSQSMRLIALYVDGQRRVLEDSAAILSRANQALATLERYKLRLDEVAGTLSALEIEDLVTVRDVSAVAQRLEMVRRIATEIAEYVVELGTDGRLLALQLDELIAGVEPERELVVRDYVPEPTAKRSRTVDEALSELDALSHAELLELPTVARALGYTGSPETLDSAVSPRGFRLLAKVPRLPGAIIDRLVEHFGGLQKLLAASVDDLQAVDGVGEARARSVREGLSRLAESSILERYV; translated from the coding sequence GTGGCAGCCAACGACCGGGCGTCAGCTCCCGGAAAGTCCGGTGGGAGTTCCGGTGCCGATGCCATGATGCGCGCCTCACTGAGCGCCGTGGCCCCCGGCACGGCCCTGCGCGACGGCCTGGAGCGGGTGCTCCGCGGCAACACCGGAGGGCTCATCGTGCTGGGCTCCGACAAGACCGTCGAGACCATGTGCACGGGCGGATTCGTGCTGGACGTCGAGTTCACCGCCACGCGCCTGCGTGAGCTGTGCAAGCTCGACGGCGGCATCGTCGTCTCCTCGGACCTCTCGAAGATCCTGCGCGCGGGCGTCCAGCTGGTGCCCGACCCGACGATCCCCACCGAGGAGACGGGCACCAGGCACCGCACCGCGGACCGGGTCTCCAAACAGGTCGGGTTCCCGGTCGTCTCGGTCTCCCAGTCGATGCGCCTGATCGCGCTCTACGTGGACGGCCAGCGCCGGGTCCTGGAGGACTCGGCGGCGATCCTGTCCCGGGCCAACCAGGCCCTGGCCACCCTGGAGCGCTACAAGCTCAGGCTCGACGAGGTGGCGGGCACCCTGTCCGCCCTGGAGATCGAGGACCTGGTGACGGTCAGGGACGTCTCCGCGGTCGCCCAGCGGCTGGAGATGGTCCGCAGGATCGCCACCGAGATCGCCGAGTACGTCGTCGAACTGGGCACCGACGGACGGCTGTTGGCCCTCCAGCTCGACGAACTCATCGCGGGCGTCGAGCCCGAGCGCGAGCTGGTGGTGCGGGACTACGTCCCCGAGCCCACCGCCAAGCGGTCCCGCACGGTCGACGAGGCGCTCTCCGAGCTGGATGCGCTCAGCCACGCCGAGCTGCTCGAACTGCCCACGGTGGCCCGCGCGTTGGGGTACACGGGTTCGCCCGAGACGCTCGACTCCGCGGTCTCGCCGCGCGGGTTCCGGCTGCTGGCCAAGGTGCCGCGGCTGCCCGGCGCGATCATCGACCGCCTGGTCGAGCACTTCGGTGGCCTGCAGAAGCTGCTGGCCGCGAGCGTCGACGACCTCCAGGCCGTCGACGGCGTCGGGGAGGCCCGCGCCCGCAGCGTCCGCGAGGGCCTGTCCCGGCTGGCGGAGTCGTCCATCCTCGAACGGTACGTGTAG
- the radA gene encoding DNA repair protein RadA has protein sequence MAARTKTTKDRPSYRCTECGWQTAKWLGRCPECQAWGTVEEYGAPAVRTTAPGRVTTSALPIGQVDVRQATARSTGVPELDRVLGGGLVPGAVVLLAGEPGVGKSTLLLDVAAKSASAEHRTLYVTGEESASQVRLRADRIHAVDDHLYLAAETDLAAVLGHLDAVKPSLLILDSVQTVASPEIDGAPGGMAQVREVAGALIRASKERGMSTLLVGHVTKDGAIAGPRLLEHLVDVVLHFEGDRHARLRLVRGVKNRYGATDEVGCFELHDEGIVGLADPSGLFLTRRDEPVPGTCLTVTLEGRRPLVAEVQALTVDSQIPSPRRTTSGLETSRVSMMLAVLEQRGRISALGKRDIYSATVGGVKLSEPAADLAIALALASAASDTPLPKNLVAIGEVGLAGEVRRVTGVQRRLAEAHRLGFTHALVPGDPGKIPAGMKVLEVADMGDALRVLPRSPRRDAPQDEERRR, from the coding sequence ATGGCTGCCCGCACCAAGACCACCAAGGACCGCCCGTCCTACCGCTGCACGGAGTGCGGCTGGCAGACGGCGAAGTGGCTCGGCCGCTGCCCCGAGTGCCAGGCGTGGGGGACGGTCGAGGAGTACGGCGCACCCGCGGTCCGCACCACCGCACCGGGGCGCGTCACCACCTCCGCGCTCCCCATCGGCCAGGTCGACGTCCGCCAGGCCACCGCCCGCTCCACCGGCGTGCCCGAGCTGGACCGGGTGCTCGGCGGCGGTCTCGTGCCCGGCGCCGTGGTGCTCCTCGCGGGCGAGCCCGGCGTCGGGAAGTCGACGCTGCTGCTCGACGTGGCCGCCAAGTCGGCGAGCGCCGAGCACCGCACCCTGTACGTGACGGGCGAGGAGTCGGCGAGCCAGGTCAGGCTGCGCGCCGACCGCATCCACGCCGTCGACGACCACCTGTACCTCGCCGCCGAGACGGATCTGGCCGCCGTTCTCGGCCACTTGGACGCGGTGAAGCCGTCGCTGCTGATCCTGGACTCGGTGCAGACGGTCGCCTCCCCGGAGATCGACGGCGCCCCCGGCGGCATGGCGCAGGTCCGCGAGGTGGCGGGCGCCCTGATCCGCGCCTCCAAGGAGCGCGGCATGTCCACCCTCCTGGTGGGCCATGTCACCAAGGACGGCGCCATCGCGGGCCCGCGCCTGCTGGAGCACCTGGTCGACGTCGTCCTGCACTTCGAGGGCGACCGGCACGCCCGGCTGCGCCTGGTGCGGGGCGTGAAGAACCGCTACGGCGCGACCGACGAGGTCGGCTGCTTCGAGCTGCACGACGAAGGCATCGTCGGCCTCGCCGACCCCAGCGGCCTCTTCCTGACCCGGCGTGACGAACCGGTCCCCGGCACCTGTCTGACCGTCACCCTGGAGGGCCGCCGTCCGCTGGTCGCCGAGGTGCAGGCGCTCACTGTCGACTCGCAGATCCCGTCCCCGCGCCGCACCACCTCGGGCCTCGAGACGTCCCGGGTCTCGATGATGCTGGCCGTCCTCGAGCAGCGTGGCCGGATCAGTGCGCTCGGCAAGCGGGACATCTACTCGGCGACGGTCGGCGGGGTGAAACTGTCGGAACCGGCCGCGGACCTCGCCATCGCGCTGGCCCTGGCCTCCGCGGCGAGCGACACCCCGCTGCCCAAGAACCTGGTCGCGATCGGCGAGGTGGGCCTCGCGGGGGAGGTCAGACGGGTCACGGGAGTGCAGCGCAGACTGGCCGAGGCGCACCGGCTCGGCTTCACGCACGCGCTGGTGCCGGGCGATCCGGGGAAGATCCCGGCCGGTATGAAGGTCCTGGAAGTGGCCGACATGGGAGACGCCCTGCGGGTCCTGCCGCGTTCCCCTCGCCGAGACGCCCCACAGGACGAGGAGCGGCGCCGGTAG
- a CDS encoding BACON domain-containing protein, translating into MSSSPETSTRAAGAHRAHREERDRGAARALARRPPTPHEPYLDGLFTYCLSVLCDHDAATAALADVLALADRRRGPDAPGDRRAWLYALARWACLRGLTEARRRRQGGHASGRTPPARPAPPAPAPGRTAADVQGAPGAVPAAAVLGDGGSLDDERRRELALLAWPEAAGTTPEQREALELAVRHHLAVHEVAAVLGRDPAAARDLLASAACEVERTRAALLVVETGGCPGVSRLTGDRQLVLSPVLRRELVRHVDDCPRCRRGAERAQPAGWPGAGVTPAQLPVLSAPRAALHTALAHSARARGAALPRFDRRGFPMDPKDRAARRDRIRARAVTTTVVATVVAAPVLALWAAYRGGPADDGADARATSASEARDPDSLNGEAAGGYENTGNAAAGPGNSFREGADPDVSVEVIGVGGTGAKGAGRLDVRASGGGATTLVTLTASGSAPVRWSAATTAPWLRLSRASGTLAPGESSTIQVRADPLREPSGAWSAHIAIAPAGAVVSIDGHGPAPSPTGPAPSASPSTRPTPGPSATPSGRPSPSGTPPTSPEPTPTGTAPTDPGSSPPPGGGPSPSTS; encoded by the coding sequence ATGAGTAGCAGTCCGGAGACCTCGACCCGCGCCGCCGGCGCACACCGGGCGCACCGTGAGGAGCGCGACCGCGGTGCGGCGCGCGCCCTGGCACGGCGACCCCCCACCCCGCACGAGCCGTACCTGGACGGTCTGTTCACCTACTGCCTGTCCGTCCTGTGCGACCACGACGCGGCCACCGCCGCCCTCGCCGACGTCCTCGCGCTCGCCGACCGGCGGCGCGGGCCCGACGCCCCGGGCGACCGCCGCGCCTGGCTGTACGCGCTGGCCCGCTGGGCCTGTCTGCGCGGGCTCACCGAGGCCAGGCGGAGACGCCAGGGCGGCCACGCGTCGGGCCGCACGCCCCCCGCGCGGCCGGCCCCGCCCGCCCCGGCCCCCGGCCGAACCGCGGCCGACGTCCAGGGCGCCCCCGGCGCCGTTCCTGCCGCCGCCGTTCTTGGCGACGGCGGCTCACTCGACGACGAGCGCCGCCGCGAGCTGGCCCTCCTCGCCTGGCCCGAGGCCGCGGGCACCACCCCCGAGCAGCGCGAGGCCCTCGAACTGGCCGTCCGCCACCACCTCGCCGTCCACGAGGTCGCCGCCGTCCTCGGCCGTGACCCCGCCGCCGCCCGCGACCTGCTCGCCTCCGCCGCCTGCGAGGTCGAACGCACCCGCGCCGCCCTCCTCGTCGTCGAGACCGGCGGCTGCCCCGGCGTCAGCAGGCTCACCGGCGACCGGCAGCTGGTGCTGAGCCCGGTGCTGCGCAGGGAACTGGTCCGGCACGTCGACGACTGCCCGCGCTGCCGTCGCGGCGCCGAACGCGCCCAGCCGGCCGGCTGGCCGGGCGCCGGTGTCACCCCCGCCCAGCTGCCCGTGCTGTCCGCGCCCCGCGCCGCCCTGCACACCGCGCTCGCCCACTCCGCCCGCGCCAGGGGCGCCGCCCTGCCCCGCTTCGACCGGCGCGGCTTCCCGATGGACCCCAAGGACCGCGCCGCCCGCCGCGACCGCATCCGCGCGCGTGCCGTCACCACGACCGTCGTCGCCACCGTCGTCGCCGCCCCGGTGCTCGCCCTGTGGGCCGCCTACCGCGGCGGGCCCGCCGACGACGGCGCCGACGCCCGCGCCACCAGCGCCAGCGAGGCGCGCGACCCCGACAGCCTGAACGGCGAGGCGGCCGGCGGCTACGAGAACACCGGCAACGCCGCGGCGGGCCCCGGGAACTCCTTCCGCGAGGGCGCCGACCCGGACGTCTCCGTCGAGGTCATCGGCGTCGGCGGCACCGGCGCCAAGGGCGCGGGCCGGCTCGACGTGCGCGCGAGCGGCGGCGGCGCCACCACCCTCGTCACCCTCACCGCGTCCGGCTCCGCGCCGGTGCGCTGGTCCGCCGCCACCACGGCGCCCTGGCTGCGGCTCAGCCGCGCCTCCGGGACCCTGGCCCCCGGCGAGTCGTCGACGATCCAGGTGCGGGCGGACCCGCTGCGCGAGCCGTCCGGCGCCTGGAGCGCGCACATCGCCATCGCCCCGGCCGGCGCCGTCGTCTCCATCGACGGCCACGGCCCCGCCCCCAGCCCCACAGGACCGGCCCCGAGCGCCTCGCCCTCCACCCGGCCCACGCCCGGCCCGTCGGCCACCCCGTCAGGGCGGCCCAGCCCGAGCGGCACCCCGCCCACCTCGCCCGAGCCGACCCCGACCGGCACCGCGCCCACCGACCCGGGCTCGTCACCACCGCCGGGCGGCGGTCCGAGCCCGTCCACGTCGTGA
- a CDS encoding Ppx/GppA phosphatase family protein, which produces MRLGVLDVGSNTVHLLVVDAHPGARPLPAHSHKAELRLAQLLDEDGAIGTEGVDRLIATVQDALQAAEDKGVEDLLPFATSAVREATNADEVLARVQAATGVELHVLTGTEEARLTFLAARRWYGWSAGKLLVLDIGGGSLEIGFGLDEQPDAAVSLPLGAGRLTAAWLPGDPPGADATRALRRHVRAQIARTISEFTRLGAPDHVVATSKTFKQLARIAGAARSTDGIYAQRELKRESLEAWVPRLAAMTSAQRAELPGVSEGRASQLLAGALVAEATMDLFGVETLEVCPWALREGVILRRLDHMGSTTP; this is translated from the coding sequence ATGAGACTCGGTGTCCTCGACGTGGGATCGAACACGGTGCATCTGCTGGTGGTGGACGCGCATCCCGGCGCGCGCCCGCTGCCCGCCCACTCGCACAAGGCGGAGCTGCGGCTGGCCCAACTCCTCGACGAGGACGGCGCGATCGGCACCGAGGGCGTCGACCGGCTGATCGCCACCGTCCAGGACGCCCTGCAGGCCGCGGAGGACAAGGGCGTCGAGGATCTGCTGCCGTTCGCGACCTCCGCCGTCCGCGAGGCGACCAACGCCGACGAGGTCCTCGCCCGCGTCCAGGCCGCCACCGGCGTCGAACTGCACGTCCTCACCGGCACCGAGGAAGCCAGGCTCACCTTCCTCGCCGCCCGCCGCTGGTACGGCTGGTCGGCCGGGAAACTCCTCGTCCTGGACATCGGCGGCGGCTCCCTGGAGATCGGTTTCGGCCTCGACGAGCAGCCCGACGCGGCCGTCTCGCTGCCGCTCGGCGCGGGCCGCCTCACCGCGGCCTGGCTGCCGGGCGACCCGCCGGGCGCCGACGCGACACGGGCCCTGCGCCGCCATGTGCGCGCCCAGATCGCCCGCACCATCAGCGAGTTCACCCGCCTCGGCGCCCCCGACCACGTGGTCGCCACCTCCAAGACGTTCAAACAGCTGGCCCGTATAGCGGGCGCCGCCCGCTCCACCGACGGCATCTACGCCCAGCGCGAGCTGAAGCGGGAGTCGCTCGAGGCGTGGGTGCCGAGGCTCGCCGCGATGACGTCGGCCCAGCGCGCCGAACTCCCCGGCGTCTCGGAGGGCAGGGCGAGCCAGCTCCTGGCCGGCGCGCTGGTGGCCGAGGCCACGATGGACCTGTTCGGCGTGGAGACCCTGGAGGTCTGCCCCTGGGCGCTCAGGGAGGGCGTGATCCTGCGCCGCCTCGACCACATGGGATCGACGACGCCCTGA
- a CDS encoding sugar phosphate isomerase/epimerase family protein, translating to MAEPVVRIPDAKVALSTASVYPESTATAFEIAARLGYDGVEVMVWTDPVSQDIDALRRLSDYHRVPILAVHAPCLLITQRVWSTDPWIKLQRARAAAERLGASTVVVHPPFRWQRQYAKDFVTGVWRMADETDVRFAVENMYPWRYRDREMLAYAPDWDVTKDDYRHFTIDLSHTATARTDAMHMIDRMGDRLGHVHLADGNGSNKDEHLVPGRGSQPCAELLERLALGGFDGHVVIEVNTRRAMSGAEREADLAEALAFTRLHLASAVQVPRR from the coding sequence ATGGCAGAGCCAGTCGTACGGATCCCGGACGCGAAGGTCGCCCTGTCGACAGCTTCCGTGTACCCGGAGTCGACGGCGACGGCCTTCGAGATCGCCGCGCGCCTCGGCTACGACGGGGTCGAGGTCATGGTGTGGACCGACCCGGTCAGCCAGGACATCGACGCGCTGCGCAGGCTCAGCGACTACCACCGGGTCCCGATCCTCGCCGTGCACGCCCCCTGCCTGCTCATCACCCAGCGGGTCTGGTCGACCGACCCCTGGATCAAGCTCCAGCGGGCCCGCGCGGCGGCCGAGCGGCTCGGCGCGAGCACCGTCGTCGTCCACCCGCCGTTCCGCTGGCAGCGGCAGTACGCGAAGGACTTCGTCACCGGCGTCTGGCGGATGGCGGACGAGACGGACGTGCGGTTCGCCGTCGAGAACATGTACCCGTGGCGCTACCGGGACCGCGAGATGCTCGCCTACGCGCCCGACTGGGACGTCACCAAGGACGACTACCGGCACTTCACGATCGACCTCAGCCACACCGCGACCGCCCGCACCGACGCGATGCACATGATCGACCGGATGGGTGACCGCCTCGGCCATGTCCACCTCGCCGACGGCAACGGCTCCAACAAGGACGAGCACCTGGTGCCGGGACGCGGCAGCCAGCCCTGCGCCGAGCTGCTGGAGCGGCTCGCGCTCGGCGGCTTCGACGGGCATGTGGTGATCGAGGTCAACACCCGGCGCGCGATGTCCGGCGCCGAACGCGAGGCCGACCTCGCGGAGGCGCTGGCCTTCACCCGCCTCCACCTGGCGTCCGCCGTGCAGGTGCCGCGCCGGTGA
- a CDS encoding TetR family transcriptional regulator, with protein MTEAAARRRGRRTRTESASTRDRILAVAREEFSARGYEKTSVRGVAKAAGVDPALVHHYFGTKDQIFEAAVEDAVAPVLHAPDAVADGPLDDVGERLTRFMFGVWENPVTRTPLLAIVRSAVDNEAAASVFRRLVVSQLLGRVAGRLGRPDGELRVELAAAQLVGCAMLRYVIQVEPLASVDVEQIIARVAPVVQGHLTGP; from the coding sequence GTGACCGAGGCCGCCGCCAGGCGCCGCGGCCGCCGCACCCGCACGGAGTCCGCCTCCACCCGCGACCGCATCCTCGCCGTGGCCCGCGAGGAGTTCTCCGCGCGCGGGTACGAGAAGACGTCCGTGCGGGGCGTCGCGAAGGCCGCCGGGGTGGACCCGGCGCTGGTCCACCACTACTTCGGCACCAAGGACCAGATCTTCGAGGCGGCCGTCGAGGACGCCGTCGCGCCGGTCCTGCACGCCCCCGACGCGGTCGCCGACGGGCCGCTCGACGATGTCGGCGAGCGCCTGACCCGCTTCATGTTCGGCGTCTGGGAGAACCCGGTCACCAGGACCCCGCTGCTGGCGATCGTCCGCTCCGCCGTCGACAACGAGGCCGCCGCCTCAGTCTTCCGGCGGCTCGTCGTCTCCCAGCTGCTCGGCAGGGTGGCGGGCCGGCTCGGGCGGCCGGACGGCGAACTCCGCGTCGAACTGGCCGCCGCCCAGCTCGTCGGGTGCGCGATGCTGCGGTACGTGATCCAGGTGGAGCCGCTGGCCTCGGTGGACGTCGAGCAGATCATCGCCCGGGTCGCGCCGGTCGTGCAGGGGCATCTGACCGGGCCCTGA
- the ilvD gene encoding dihydroxy-acid dehydratase produces the protein MPELRSRTVTHGRNMAGARALMRASGVPGADIGRKPIIAVANSFTEFVPGHTHLQPVGRIVSEAIVEAGGIPREFNTIAVDDGIAMGHGGMLYSLPSRDLIADSVEYMVEAHCADALICISNCDKITPGMLNAALRLNIPTVFVSGGPMESGRATLVDGTVRTLDLVDAISDAVNDKISDEDILRIEENACPTCGSCSGMFTANSMNCLTEAIGLSLPGNGSVLATHTARKRLYVDAARTVMDITRRYYEQDDETVLPRNVATLAAFENAMALDIAMGGSTNTILHLLAAAQEAGVPFGLDEINEVSRRVPCLAKVAPNVAKNRTYYMEDVHRAGGIPALLGELHRAGLLNEDVHSVHSPSLADWLKTWDVRGGSPSPDAVELWHAAPGCVRSAEAFSQSERWEALDEDAAEGCIRSAEHAYSKDGGLAVLKGNLAVDGCVVKTAGVDESIWTFEGPAVVCESQEEAVEKILNKQITHGDVVVIRYEGPKGGPGMQEMLYPTSFLKGRGLGKTCALVTDGRFSGGTSGLSIGHASPEAASGGTIALVEDGDRIRIDIPGRSIELLVDDAELARREEALGGRFAPRNRERKVSAALRAYAAMATSADKGAVRDVSKLG, from the coding sequence ATGCCCGAGCTGAGGTCCCGCACAGTCACCCACGGCCGCAACATGGCGGGCGCCCGCGCCCTGATGCGCGCCTCCGGTGTACCCGGTGCGGACATCGGCCGCAAGCCGATCATCGCGGTCGCCAACTCCTTCACGGAGTTCGTCCCCGGCCACACCCACCTCCAGCCGGTCGGCCGGATCGTCAGCGAGGCGATCGTCGAGGCCGGCGGCATCCCGCGCGAGTTCAACACCATCGCCGTCGACGACGGCATCGCGATGGGCCACGGCGGCATGCTCTACAGCCTGCCCTCCCGCGACCTGATCGCGGACAGCGTGGAGTACATGGTCGAGGCGCACTGCGCCGACGCCCTGATCTGCATCTCCAACTGCGACAAGATCACCCCGGGCATGCTGAACGCCGCGCTGCGGCTGAACATCCCGACGGTCTTCGTCTCCGGCGGGCCGATGGAGTCAGGCCGCGCCACCCTGGTCGACGGCACGGTCCGCACCCTCGACCTGGTCGACGCGATCTCCGACGCCGTCAACGACAAGATCTCGGACGAGGACATCCTCCGCATCGAGGAGAACGCCTGCCCGACCTGCGGCTCCTGTTCCGGCATGTTCACCGCCAACTCGATGAACTGCCTGACCGAGGCGATCGGCCTCTCCCTGCCGGGCAACGGCTCGGTGCTCGCCACCCACACCGCCCGCAAGCGGCTGTACGTCGACGCGGCCCGCACGGTCATGGACATCACCCGCCGCTACTACGAGCAGGACGACGAGACGGTCCTGCCGCGCAACGTCGCGACCCTCGCCGCGTTCGAGAACGCGATGGCCCTCGACATCGCGATGGGCGGCTCGACCAACACGATCCTGCACCTGCTCGCCGCCGCCCAGGAGGCGGGCGTCCCGTTCGGCCTCGACGAGATCAACGAGGTCTCGCGCCGGGTGCCGTGCCTCGCGAAGGTCGCCCCGAACGTCGCGAAGAACCGCACGTACTACATGGAGGACGTGCACCGGGCCGGCGGCATCCCCGCCCTGCTCGGCGAGCTGCACCGGGCGGGCCTGCTCAACGAGGACGTCCACTCCGTGCACAGCCCGTCCCTCGCCGACTGGCTCAAGACCTGGGACGTGCGCGGCGGTTCGCCGTCCCCCGACGCCGTGGAGCTGTGGCACGCGGCCCCCGGCTGCGTCCGCTCCGCCGAGGCGTTCTCGCAGTCCGAGCGCTGGGAGGCGCTGGACGAGGACGCGGCGGAGGGCTGCATCCGCAGCGCCGAGCACGCCTACTCCAAGGACGGCGGCCTCGCCGTCCTCAAGGGCAACCTCGCCGTCGACGGCTGCGTGGTCAAGACGGCCGGGGTCGACGAGTCCATCTGGACCTTCGAGGGCCCCGCGGTCGTCTGCGAGTCGCAGGAGGAGGCCGTCGAGAAGATCCTGAACAAGCAGATCACCCACGGCGACGTCGTCGTCATCCGCTACGAGGGCCCCAAGGGCGGCCCCGGCATGCAGGAGATGCTCTACCCGACGTCCTTCCTCAAGGGCCGCGGCCTCGGCAAGACCTGCGCGCTCGTCACCGACGGCCGCTTCTCCGGCGGCACTTCGGGCCTCTCCATCGGCCACGCCTCACCCGAGGCGGCCTCGGGCGGCACCATCGCCCTCGTCGAGGACGGCGACCGCATCCGCATCGACATCCCCGGCCGCAGCATCGAACTCCTCGTGGACGACGCCGAACTGGCCCGCCGCGAAGAGGCGTTGGGCGGCCGGTTCGCGCCGAGGAACCGCGAGCGGAAGGTCTCCGCCGCGCTGCGCGCCTACGCGGCGATGGCCACCAGCGCCGACAAGGGCGCCGTGCGCGACGTCAGCAAGCTCGGCTGA
- a CDS encoding serine/threonine-protein kinase: protein MAPQGSTGAGAEAERPEYAGHYRLESRLGSGGMGVVHLARSTSGLKLAVKIVHTDFARDPEFRGRFRQEVAAARRVSGAFTAPVVDADPEADRPWMATLFIPGPTLAEHVKRNGSMPAAQLRRLMAGLAEALRDIHRVGVVHRDLKPSNVLLADDGPKVIDFGISRPKDSELRTETGKLIGTPPFMAPEQFRRPREVGPAADIFALGSVLVHAATGRGPFDSDSPYVVAYQVVHDEPDLTDVPAQLAPLVLRCLAKEPEDRPTPDELMRELRSVAASYDTQAFIPTQRTTDADTGAVAAADPDAGTGPDAGAGQGPVADDAELPLEAGESGPARQPAARTVFGRGRHGRAVLAAVSVVVAGVAGLVAVQAVGGESADGAAAPASPKASAPAVSAWQVATPGTGTPQCSYGGRQLVCGRRGAVFALDPADGSLLWKHPVAATERGNPPVLSGGLVQALTEGAPRLEALDPATGEVRWKRDRPADSGMRAAAGMLLITGADGRVTGLDGATGEPKWQHRIAAQDRPYFTSFTGDRLAYAATADGTRTQVTAVDPVTGEVRWNARLAGNLKPVGVTGETVTFLESDLTSATRAVVRYDPATREARRTALPLALYGAEAAVRGAVVYVMATGGTLEAVDTRSGKPLWQLETSLSRGSTPAADDRYVYVSAPDGRLLAVDARKGTFAGQTRPRPTPHSDRVVASLPTPALAGHTVYGTAPDGTVFAVDARHPASW from the coding sequence ATGGCGCCGCAGGGCAGCACCGGGGCGGGGGCCGAAGCGGAACGTCCCGAGTACGCCGGTCACTACCGTCTCGAGTCCCGGCTCGGCTCCGGTGGCATGGGGGTCGTGCATCTGGCCCGCAGCACCTCGGGGCTGAAGCTCGCGGTGAAGATCGTGCACACCGACTTCGCCAGGGACCCCGAGTTCAGGGGCCGTTTCCGGCAGGAGGTGGCGGCCGCGCGCCGGGTCAGCGGCGCCTTCACCGCGCCCGTCGTGGACGCCGATCCGGAGGCCGACCGGCCCTGGATGGCGACCCTGTTCATCCCCGGTCCGACCCTCGCCGAACATGTGAAGCGGAACGGCTCCATGCCCGCCGCGCAGTTGCGCAGGCTGATGGCGGGGCTGGCCGAGGCGCTGCGCGACATCCACCGGGTCGGCGTGGTGCACCGGGACCTGAAACCGAGCAACGTGCTGCTCGCCGACGACGGTCCGAAGGTCATCGACTTCGGCATTTCCCGGCCAAAGGACAGCGAACTGCGGACCGAGACGGGCAAGTTGATCGGCACGCCGCCGTTCATGGCGCCCGAGCAGTTCCGCAGGCCCCGGGAGGTCGGTCCGGCCGCCGACATCTTCGCGCTCGGCTCGGTGCTGGTGCACGCGGCGACCGGGCGGGGCCCCTTCGACTCGGACAGCCCGTACGTGGTCGCCTACCAGGTCGTGCACGACGAGCCTGATCTGACGGACGTGCCCGCGCAGTTGGCGCCGCTGGTGCTGCGCTGCCTGGCCAAGGAGCCCGAGGACCGGCCCACGCCCGACGAGTTGATGCGCGAACTGCGGTCGGTGGCGGCCTCCTACGACACCCAGGCCTTCATACCGACCCAGCGCACGACGGACGCGGACACCGGCGCGGTGGCCGCCGCCGACCCGGACGCGGGGACCGGCCCGGACGCGGGCGCCGGTCAGGGGCCGGTCGCGGACGACGCCGAACTCCCCCTCGAAGCAGGGGAGTCGGGACCCGCGCGGCAGCCCGCGGCACGGACGGTCTTCGGGCGCGGGCGGCACGGCAGGGCGGTGCTCGCCGCCGTCTCCGTCGTCGTCGCCGGGGTCGCCGGTCTGGTGGCCGTCCAGGCGGTCGGCGGTGAGAGCGCGGACGGCGCCGCCGCACCCGCGAGCCCGAAGGCGAGCGCGCCGGCCGTGTCCGCCTGGCAGGTGGCGACCCCCGGCACCGGCACACCCCAATGCTCTTACGGCGGACGGCAGTTGGTGTGCGGCCGGCGCGGTGCCGTGTTCGCGCTCGACCCCGCCGACGGCAGCCTGCTGTGGAAGCACCCGGTCGCCGCCACCGAGCGCGGCAACCCGCCGGTCCTCTCCGGGGGGCTCGTCCAGGCGCTGACCGAGGGCGCCCCGCGTCTCGAAGCGCTCGACCCCGCCACCGGCGAGGTCCGCTGGAAACGGGACCGCCCCGCCGACAGCGGGATGCGGGCCGCCGCCGGGATGCTGCTGATCACCGGCGCCGACGGCCGGGTCACCGGCCTCGACGGCGCCACCGGCGAACCGAAGTGGCAGCACCGGATCGCCGCGCAGGACCGGCCCTACTTCACGTCGTTCACCGGGGACCGGCTGGCCTACGCGGCGACCGCAGACGGCACCCGCACCCAGGTCACGGCGGTGGACCCGGTCACCGGCGAGGTCCGCTGGAACGCCCGGCTCGCCGGGAACCTCAAGCCGGTCGGGGTGACCGGGGAGACGGTCACCTTCCTGGAGAGCGATCTGACGTCGGCCACCAGAGCCGTCGTCCGCTACGACCCCGCGACCCGCGAGGCGCGCAGGACGGCGCTGCCCCTCGCGCTGTACGGCGCCGAGGCCGCCGTCCGCGGTGCGGTGGTGTACGTGATGGCGACCGGCGGGACCCTCGAAGCCGTCGACACCAGGAGCGGGAAGCCGCTCTGGCAGCTGGAGACGTCGCTGAGCCGGGGTTCGACGCCCGCCGCCGACGACCGGTACGTGTACGTCAGCGCGCCCGACGGCCGGCTGCTCGCCGTCGACGCGCGGAAGGGCACCTTCGCCGGGCAGACCAGGCCGCGCCCCACGCCGCACTCCGACCGGGTGGTGGCCTCGCTGCCGACACCCGCGCTCGCCGGGCACACGGTCTACGGCACCGCGCCCGACGGGACCGTCTTCGCGGTGGACGCGCGGCACCCCGCGAGCTGGTGA